The Streptomyces sp. NL15-2K genome contains a region encoding:
- a CDS encoding helix-turn-helix transcriptional regulator, which produces MVTQDTQQQFGDYLKGLRQSKGLGVRELARRAELDAGGITRIEQGKISPTLDTLKALATALEVPSSDLFTMAGYVTPSDLPSMSTYLRTRYGLPEETIASVDEYVQRLIDERGLDPNGPAPFEDESENPSKK; this is translated from the coding sequence ATGGTGACGCAGGACACTCAACAACAATTCGGTGACTACCTCAAGGGCTTACGCCAATCAAAGGGGTTGGGTGTCCGGGAACTAGCCAGAAGGGCCGAACTGGATGCTGGCGGAATCACGCGGATCGAGCAAGGAAAGATCTCTCCAACGCTGGACACGCTCAAGGCGCTGGCGACAGCGCTCGAAGTTCCGTCCTCCGACCTGTTCACTATGGCTGGGTACGTCACCCCATCCGACCTGCCCAGCATGAGCACCTATCTGCGTACGCGCTACGGCCTGCCAGAAGAGACGATCGCCTCGGTTGACGAGTATGTCCAGCGCCTCATCGACGAGCGCGGACTCGACCCTAACGGCCCAGCTCCGTTCGAAGACGAGTCGGAGAATCCGTCAAAGAAATAA
- a CDS encoding recombinase family protein: MTVTDAIKIGISYLRVSTKEQAEKGGQAEGFSIPAQREANRRKAESIGVVIVAEFIDAGESAKSADRPDLQRMLRYLAENPVDYVFVHKVDRLARNRVDDVEITLAIKKAGATLVSATENIDETPSGMLLHGIMSSIAEFYSRNLATEVHKGMSQKAKTGGTPGKAPLGYLNVVLRTLEGREERTVEVDPERAELISWAFEAFASGTWTLRSLADELETRGLTTKRTPKMPSRPIRPNVLHSILTNPYYRGEVVYQGVIYPGRHTPLTNLVTWQKVQDVLAANLVGERQRDHPHYLKSSVFCGDCGSRLIITNAKNRHGVVYPYFVCLGRHQKTTSCTRKALLITKIEKMVEDHWSTVRLAPELRDAIEEGLRSELATHRKEAEDEHKQLVAEKAKLTAQRQKLLEAIYSGAVPMDLIASEQQRITDQLTAIEARLGAATATFDAIEANLTRALDLARDCHAAYLASDPQLRRLFNQAFFTHLMIDEDGVHSEYAEPFDTLLDGDVLDAGRAALADRAEGQAKLREVLERPASSANKKTPSTLAGGLSVHLSTPVRGVEGSNTTTLVPPAGFEPATPALRSFLGAGL, translated from the coding sequence ATGACCGTAACTGATGCCATAAAGATAGGAATCTCCTACCTGCGAGTCTCGACGAAAGAACAGGCCGAGAAAGGTGGTCAGGCAGAGGGGTTCTCCATCCCCGCGCAGCGTGAGGCTAACCGTCGCAAGGCGGAAAGCATCGGCGTCGTGATCGTCGCCGAGTTCATCGACGCAGGGGAGTCGGCGAAGTCAGCAGACCGGCCTGACCTCCAGAGGATGCTGCGCTACCTCGCAGAGAACCCCGTCGATTACGTTTTCGTCCACAAGGTGGATCGTCTGGCAAGGAACCGCGTGGACGACGTAGAGATCACTCTGGCTATCAAAAAGGCCGGCGCGACTCTGGTCTCCGCGACGGAAAACATCGATGAGACGCCCTCCGGGATGCTGCTCCACGGCATCATGTCGTCCATCGCGGAGTTCTACTCCCGCAACCTCGCCACCGAGGTGCACAAGGGGATGAGCCAGAAGGCCAAGACCGGTGGCACCCCGGGCAAGGCTCCACTCGGCTACTTGAACGTCGTACTTCGCACACTTGAAGGGCGCGAGGAGCGCACGGTAGAGGTGGACCCTGAGCGCGCCGAGCTGATCAGCTGGGCATTCGAAGCCTTCGCGAGCGGTACGTGGACGCTGCGGTCGCTGGCCGACGAGCTGGAAACCAGGGGGCTCACCACGAAGCGGACCCCCAAGATGCCGTCGCGCCCGATCCGGCCCAACGTCCTGCACAGCATCCTGACCAATCCCTACTACAGGGGCGAGGTCGTGTATCAGGGCGTCATCTACCCCGGCCGCCACACGCCGCTCACCAACCTGGTCACCTGGCAGAAGGTCCAGGATGTCCTTGCTGCCAACCTCGTCGGTGAGCGACAGCGCGACCACCCGCACTACCTCAAGTCCAGCGTCTTCTGCGGCGACTGTGGCAGCCGCCTGATCATCACCAACGCTAAGAACCGCCACGGCGTGGTCTACCCGTACTTCGTCTGTCTGGGACGGCACCAGAAGACCACCAGCTGCACGCGCAAGGCGCTGCTCATCACCAAGATCGAGAAAATGGTCGAGGACCACTGGAGCACCGTCCGACTCGCCCCCGAACTCCGCGACGCCATCGAGGAGGGGCTCCGAAGCGAGCTCGCCACCCACCGCAAGGAAGCTGAAGACGAGCACAAGCAGCTCGTGGCCGAGAAGGCGAAGCTCACCGCGCAACGTCAGAAGCTTCTCGAAGCGATCTACAGCGGTGCGGTGCCGATGGACCTCATCGCCAGCGAGCAGCAGCGCATCACCGACCAGCTCACGGCCATCGAGGCTAGGCTCGGCGCGGCGACGGCCACCTTCGACGCCATCGAGGCCAACCTCACACGCGCACTCGACCTTGCCCGCGACTGTCACGCCGCCTACCTGGCGTCTGATCCGCAGCTGCGCAGGCTGTTTAACCAGGCGTTTTTCACCCACCTCATGATCGACGAGGACGGCGTCCACAGCGAGTACGCCGAACCGTTCGACACGCTGCTCGATGGAGACGTCCTCGACGCGGGTCGGGCCGCCCTGGCTGATCGCGCGGAGGGACAAGCCAAGCTGCGCGAAGTCCTGGAACGACCTGCATCGTCCGCCAACAAGAAGACCCCCAGCACGCTGGCTGGGGGTCTCTCTGTTCACCTTTCGACCCCCGTTCGGGGTGTCGAAGGTTCGAATACAACTACTTTGGTGCCCCCGGCAGGATTCGAACCTGCGACACCCGCTTTAAGGAGTTTTCTCGGGGCGGGGCTGTGA
- a CDS encoding flavoprotein, with protein MTRVLYFIACAAGPTQYIDDGVRAAQADGWDVCLILTPSAANWWEPRIQELVDLTGHPVRSRYKLPWESDVLPKADAMLVAPMSCTTLNKWGAGIADTVAIGIPSEAVHMGVPVVAMPYFNQAQGAQPAVARSIAVLRDQGVLVLDGPNGYESHPPKRGNPKQYPWEKALAGVRTLGKPGPP; from the coding sequence ATGACTCGCGTGCTCTACTTCATCGCCTGCGCCGCAGGGCCCACCCAGTACATCGATGACGGCGTGCGCGCTGCCCAGGCCGACGGGTGGGATGTGTGCCTCATCCTCACGCCGTCTGCGGCAAATTGGTGGGAACCGCGCATACAGGAACTCGTCGACCTGACCGGACACCCGGTGCGGTCGCGGTACAAGCTGCCGTGGGAGTCGGACGTGCTGCCGAAGGCGGACGCGATGCTGGTGGCGCCGATGTCGTGCACGACGCTGAACAAGTGGGGCGCGGGGATCGCGGACACCGTGGCGATCGGTATCCCGTCGGAGGCGGTGCACATGGGTGTGCCTGTGGTGGCGATGCCGTACTTCAACCAGGCGCAGGGTGCGCAGCCGGCGGTAGCGCGGTCGATCGCCGTTCTGCGGGACCAGGGCGTTCTCGTTCTCGACGGTCCGAACGGGTACGAGTCGCATCCTCCGAAGCGAGGGAACCCGAAGCAGTACCCATGGGAGAAGGCGCTCGCCGGTGTGAGAACTCTGGGAAAGCCAGGGCCGCCATGA
- a CDS encoding type IV secretory system conjugative DNA transfer family protein → MGSHSELVFSGLYLPRPLDPAAVAGFLTRLASDRDAPRVVLEVRADPGGIRHLLGCQATDVQALRRMLGDLIPGSLLSTPGTGTTESRSRVEEAGRLHLRPFALPLRSDDHEATTRALLSSLATPLRQGEQIVVQVLFGPRRAPRAVPVGVPDPSTTLLQLLTQGERPASTETRARLKERASQPGFAATIRLGASSPDSGRRRRFIGSLLSAISTAQSPGVHIDLVREHPKHINKARSPWHWPLSLGVSELVGLLGWPLNDGDFPGLPPAHPRLLRAAADVHTGPRVFAQSAVPGDDRLLGIGPKDQTFHAVAYGPSGSGKTNVALRLILADIEAGRPVAVLDPKRQLIDDILARIPAHRTGDVVELNASDESPVGFNPLDVTGRDPDVVIDGVLAVFEAVFADGWGPRSADIFSASLRTLARASTPSRPATLVDLPRLLTDPRFRRQQVGRVHGDVGLAGFWSWYEAQSPQAQAAAIAPPLNKLRQFLLRPALIHMLDQRTGKFRLRDIFRENKIVLVPLNEGLIGPGTASLLGSLIIADLWQATQERADEPGADKRPGVVYIDEAPRFLNLPVSLADALAVSRSLSVGWFLAAQFRSQFPPALRTAVDMNARSKIAFATEYEDARDMAKLARSLIAEDFQALPRFHAYANLVADGLPSGWALVETLPPPPVTTDPEAVRATARSNYAPDPIQPTPDTSVVESDEPQAPETTASSTAVDQIGRKRRRR, encoded by the coding sequence ATGGGTAGCCACAGCGAGCTGGTGTTCTCCGGCCTTTACTTGCCCCGTCCACTGGATCCCGCAGCTGTCGCCGGATTCCTGACCCGCCTGGCCTCCGACCGTGACGCGCCCCGCGTCGTTCTCGAAGTCCGGGCCGACCCTGGCGGCATCCGACACCTGCTCGGTTGCCAAGCCACCGACGTCCAAGCGCTCCGCCGGATGCTCGGTGACCTGATCCCAGGCAGCCTGCTGAGCACACCGGGCACCGGCACAACTGAATCTCGTTCACGCGTGGAAGAGGCAGGGCGGTTGCATCTCCGTCCATTCGCACTGCCGCTGCGGAGCGACGATCACGAGGCCACCACCCGGGCGTTGCTCTCCAGCCTCGCAACGCCACTCCGGCAGGGTGAACAGATCGTCGTGCAGGTGCTGTTCGGACCACGGCGCGCTCCGCGGGCGGTTCCGGTGGGCGTTCCCGATCCCAGCACCACCCTGCTCCAGCTCCTTACCCAGGGCGAGCGTCCGGCCAGCACCGAGACGCGGGCGCGACTCAAAGAGCGCGCCTCACAGCCGGGGTTCGCGGCCACCATCCGGCTTGGTGCGTCGAGTCCGGATTCCGGCCGGCGCCGCCGATTCATCGGGAGTCTGCTCAGCGCGATTTCTACTGCCCAGAGCCCCGGGGTACACATCGACCTGGTGCGCGAGCATCCCAAGCACATCAACAAGGCACGTTCGCCATGGCATTGGCCGCTGTCGCTCGGTGTGTCCGAGCTTGTCGGTCTGCTCGGTTGGCCTTTGAACGATGGTGACTTTCCGGGCCTCCCGCCCGCACACCCGAGGCTCCTCCGCGCCGCCGCCGACGTCCACACCGGACCGCGCGTCTTTGCACAGAGCGCCGTACCCGGCGATGACCGCTTGCTCGGCATCGGGCCAAAAGATCAGACATTCCACGCCGTTGCATACGGCCCCAGCGGCTCCGGCAAGACCAACGTTGCGCTGCGATTGATCCTTGCGGACATCGAGGCAGGCCGCCCGGTCGCGGTGCTTGACCCTAAGCGCCAGCTCATCGACGACATCCTCGCGCGCATCCCAGCGCATCGCACGGGTGATGTAGTCGAATTGAACGCCAGCGACGAGAGCCCGGTGGGATTCAATCCGTTGGACGTCACCGGCCGCGATCCCGACGTCGTCATCGATGGTGTCCTGGCGGTCTTCGAAGCCGTCTTTGCTGACGGCTGGGGACCGCGCTCGGCGGACATTTTTTCGGCCAGCCTCCGCACTCTGGCCAGGGCCAGTACACCGAGCAGGCCGGCCACCTTGGTTGATCTGCCACGGCTGCTCACCGATCCCAGGTTCCGTCGCCAGCAGGTCGGGCGGGTGCACGGCGACGTTGGTCTCGCCGGATTCTGGTCCTGGTACGAGGCACAGTCGCCGCAGGCGCAGGCTGCCGCCATCGCGCCACCGCTCAACAAACTGCGGCAGTTCCTCCTCCGCCCGGCCCTGATCCACATGCTCGACCAACGCACCGGCAAGTTCCGGCTGCGCGACATCTTCCGCGAGAACAAGATCGTGCTCGTCCCCCTGAATGAGGGACTCATCGGGCCGGGTACTGCATCGCTGCTCGGCAGCCTCATCATCGCCGACCTGTGGCAGGCCACCCAGGAGCGTGCCGACGAGCCAGGGGCTGACAAACGTCCTGGAGTCGTCTACATCGACGAGGCTCCGCGCTTCCTGAACCTCCCTGTGTCGCTCGCCGATGCCCTGGCTGTATCAAGATCATTGTCCGTTGGCTGGTTCCTGGCTGCTCAGTTCCGCAGCCAGTTCCCACCCGCGCTACGCACCGCGGTGGACATGAACGCCCGCTCCAAGATCGCGTTCGCCACCGAGTACGAGGACGCGCGGGACATGGCCAAGCTGGCCCGGTCCCTGATTGCCGAGGACTTCCAGGCACTTCCGCGCTTCCACGCCTACGCCAACCTCGTCGCCGACGGTCTGCCGTCCGGCTGGGCACTGGTCGAGACGTTGCCGCCTCCGCCTGTCACCACCGACCCGGAAGCCGTGCGAGCTACGGCTCGAAGCAACTACGCACCGGATCCGATCCAGCCCACGCCCGACACGAGCGTCGTGGAAAGCGACGAGCCACAGGCGCCTGAAACGACTGCCTCGTCCACGGCCGTCGACCAGATCGGTCGGAAACGGAGGCGCCGATGA
- a CDS encoding replication-relaxation family protein: MSPNDVPSLLLRLSERDLAVLESLRAHRLLGTAQIRRLHFAEGHATVTAASGATMRVLVRLESHGLVGRLTRRIGGVRSGSSGIVWQLASTGERLLRTVHGEKKRRRYVEPSLAFTAHTLAVAELAVQLHEFAGQRAIELLSVETEPSCWRSFVNPHGTLEWLKPDLYAVTASGDYEDHWFLEADRATEHPTVVVRKAKTYQRYAATGAHQARHGLFPAVTWVVPDTARREALEAALSADTGVQPGLFRVVVVDEFRGLILGDHADQAVEGSGPP, translated from the coding sequence ATGAGTCCGAACGATGTCCCCAGCCTGCTGCTACGGCTCTCCGAACGTGACCTTGCCGTCCTGGAATCGCTACGCGCTCACCGACTCCTCGGCACCGCCCAGATCCGCCGCCTGCACTTCGCAGAGGGCCACGCCACCGTCACGGCGGCTTCGGGAGCCACCATGCGTGTCCTCGTCCGGCTCGAATCGCACGGCTTGGTGGGGCGGCTTACCCGGCGCATCGGCGGGGTGCGCAGCGGTTCGTCGGGGATCGTCTGGCAGCTCGCCTCGACGGGCGAGCGTCTGCTGCGCACCGTTCACGGCGAGAAGAAACGCCGACGCTACGTTGAGCCGTCTCTGGCGTTTACAGCGCACACGTTGGCTGTAGCTGAACTGGCCGTACAGCTACACGAGTTCGCCGGCCAAAGGGCGATCGAACTACTCAGCGTCGAGACAGAGCCTTCGTGCTGGCGCTCGTTCGTCAACCCGCACGGCACGCTTGAGTGGCTCAAGCCCGACCTCTACGCCGTTACCGCCAGCGGCGACTACGAGGACCACTGGTTTCTCGAAGCCGACCGCGCCACCGAGCACCCCACGGTCGTCGTCCGCAAGGCCAAGACCTACCAGCGCTACGCGGCCACGGGCGCCCACCAGGCCCGACACGGCCTGTTTCCCGCCGTCACCTGGGTCGTCCCGGATACAGCCCGACGTGAGGCCCTGGAGGCCGCCCTGTCGGCCGACACAGGGGTACAGCCGGGGCTCTTCCGGGTGGTCGTCGTCGACGAGTTCAGAGGCCTCATCCTCGGCGACCACGCAGACCAAGCGGTCGAGGGGTCTGGTCCGCCATGA
- a CDS encoding helix-turn-helix transcriptional regulator, translating into MDTSGIGRRIAYWRERRGFTQTDFGQLMGQTKRWVQDIEGGKRQQDPRLSVLVRAADVLRVPLEQLLSDSPPAPPAGSGPPAEALGVIDALYRPAPDTNPPALAVLQRRLDYCCAAFQACHYASLARELPPLIVGAGQVAHGAPVGAQSEAQAVLSRVLQLVTSYLHKYGAATVIQAALAADRALVAAERSGDPVQIGAASRRVAKSLVHQQRPEAAVEFATAAARRLGGDLAEQGPLGLSTLGMLYLSAALAASSQERTTARVRAAGTSTKRPTPPTGKAETGMRTGRCSVRPTFACTGWTCCCVSRMAGRRSKSPRAWAGRPSPVCLGSGRPATVLRWHELRS; encoded by the coding sequence ATGGACACTTCTGGCATCGGCCGCCGCATCGCCTACTGGCGAGAACGGCGAGGCTTCACCCAGACCGACTTCGGTCAGCTCATGGGCCAGACGAAGCGCTGGGTGCAGGACATCGAAGGCGGCAAACGCCAGCAAGACCCACGCCTGTCGGTACTGGTGCGCGCGGCCGACGTCCTGCGCGTCCCCCTGGAGCAACTCTTGTCCGACAGCCCGCCCGCACCACCTGCGGGCAGCGGCCCGCCCGCCGAAGCCCTCGGCGTCATCGACGCCCTGTACCGGCCGGCCCCGGACACCAACCCGCCCGCGCTCGCCGTCTTGCAACGGCGGCTCGACTACTGCTGCGCCGCATTCCAGGCGTGCCACTACGCCTCCCTCGCCCGCGAACTCCCGCCGCTCATCGTGGGCGCGGGGCAGGTAGCGCACGGCGCACCCGTCGGCGCTCAGTCCGAGGCCCAGGCCGTACTGTCCCGCGTCTTACAACTGGTGACGTCATACCTGCACAAGTACGGGGCAGCGACGGTGATTCAGGCCGCGCTCGCCGCTGACCGGGCGCTGGTCGCCGCCGAGCGGTCCGGTGATCCGGTGCAGATCGGGGCTGCGTCGCGGCGGGTGGCGAAGAGCCTCGTCCATCAGCAGCGGCCCGAAGCTGCCGTGGAGTTCGCGACTGCGGCTGCCCGGCGCCTCGGAGGCGACCTCGCCGAGCAGGGGCCGCTCGGGCTGTCGACGCTCGGCATGTTGTACCTGTCGGCTGCCCTCGCAGCTTCGTCGCAGGAGCGGACCACGGCGCGGGTGCGCGCGGCCGGCACGTCGACGAAGCGGCCGACGCCGCCGACCGGCAAGGCGGAGACCGGAATGAGGACTGGACGATGTTCGGTCCGACCAACGTTTGCCTGCACCGGGTGGACATGCTGTTGCGTTTCGAGGATGGCTGGTCGGCGCTCGAAGTCGCCGCGGGCCTGGGCCGGGAGGCCCTCTCCGGTATGTCTCGGGAGCGGCAGGCCGGCCACCGTGTTGCGATGGCACGAGCTTCGCTCCTGA
- a CDS encoding MT-A70 family methyltransferase: MTNTINESTGANVPRRFRTILADPPWDIQQKGGRGAERHYPLMTLERIKAMPVAELAEDDAHLWLWVTNATLREGYDVAESWGFTVRSPLTWIKFRLGLGVYLRNATEHLLFATRGKAPVQFRAQPTWITAPVQDHSHKPEEQYPLIERLSPGPYLELFARRRPPSNSPWFVWGNQIDADVSLPGYPVPSDRRRDERAI; this comes from the coding sequence ATGACAAACACCATCAACGAATCCACCGGGGCAAACGTCCCGCGTAGGTTCCGCACCATCCTGGCTGACCCTCCATGGGACATCCAGCAGAAGGGCGGACGGGGGGCGGAGCGACACTACCCGCTCATGACCCTGGAGCGCATCAAGGCCATGCCCGTCGCCGAGCTGGCCGAGGACGACGCTCATCTCTGGCTGTGGGTCACCAACGCCACGCTGCGCGAGGGCTACGACGTCGCCGAAAGTTGGGGCTTCACCGTCCGGTCGCCACTGACCTGGATCAAGTTCCGGCTCGGTCTCGGTGTCTACCTGCGCAACGCGACCGAGCACCTGCTCTTCGCCACCCGTGGCAAGGCGCCGGTCCAGTTCCGTGCGCAACCGACGTGGATCACCGCCCCGGTCCAAGACCACTCCCACAAGCCCGAAGAGCAGTACCCGCTCATCGAGCGCCTGTCGCCCGGCCCGTACCTGGAGCTGTTCGCCAGGCGTCGGCCACCGAGCAACTCGCCCTGGTTCGTGTGGGGCAACCAGATCGACGCCGACGTGTCGCTCCCCGGCTACCCAGTGCCCAGCGACCGTCGCCGCGACGAGCGGGCCATATGA
- the chvE gene encoding multiple monosaccharide ABC transporter substrate-binding protein, with translation MFNRRATLAGAAALALALTLTACGQNSEVSSEGSSEGGTVGIAMPTRASERWLTDGKSLVEDLKGDGYKTELVYGDDDPKAQVSQIGNLIKQGVDALIIAAIDAKSLNGVLQQAADADIPVISYDRLILGTKNVDYYVSFDNEMVGRLEARHIIDKLGLEEGKGPFNIELFAGSPDDNNTKYFFEGSMALLQPFLDSKQLVVPSGQTKLNQVTTLRWDGATAQKRMSGILTEWYGSKQVDAVLSPYDGISRGVLSALTSDGYDSDSKPLPVITGQDAELASVRSIIAGQQSQTVYKDVRLLARAAAEMVDDILTGRTPRIDNTGEYNNGVKVVRAVLLQPTTVDKTNYGVLVSDGYFTADELK, from the coding sequence ATGTTCAACCGAAGAGCCACCCTCGCCGGAGCCGCCGCCCTCGCCCTCGCCCTCACCTTGACCGCCTGCGGCCAGAACAGCGAGGTCAGCTCCGAGGGCAGCTCCGAGGGCGGTACCGTCGGCATCGCCATGCCGACCCGGGCCTCAGAGCGCTGGCTCACCGACGGCAAGAGCCTCGTCGAGGACCTGAAGGGCGATGGGTACAAGACCGAGCTGGTCTACGGCGACGACGACCCGAAAGCCCAGGTCTCGCAGATCGGGAACCTGATCAAGCAGGGCGTCGATGCACTGATCATCGCGGCCATCGACGCCAAATCGCTGAACGGCGTGCTGCAACAGGCCGCTGATGCGGACATTCCGGTGATCTCCTACGACCGGCTCATCCTCGGCACCAAGAACGTCGACTACTACGTCTCCTTCGACAACGAGATGGTCGGCCGGCTCGAAGCCCGCCACATCATCGACAAGCTCGGTCTGGAGGAGGGCAAAGGCCCCTTCAACATAGAGCTGTTCGCCGGCTCCCCCGACGACAACAACACCAAATACTTCTTCGAAGGTTCGATGGCACTCCTGCAGCCGTTCCTGGACAGCAAGCAGTTGGTCGTCCCGTCCGGCCAGACCAAGCTCAACCAGGTCACCACCCTGCGCTGGGACGGGGCCACCGCGCAAAAGCGCATGAGCGGCATCCTCACCGAGTGGTACGGCAGCAAGCAGGTCGACGCGGTCCTGTCGCCGTACGACGGCATCTCCAGGGGCGTCCTGTCTGCGCTGACGTCGGACGGCTACGACTCCGACAGCAAGCCGCTCCCGGTCATCACGGGTCAGGACGCCGAACTGGCCTCGGTGAGGTCAATCATCGCGGGTCAGCAGTCGCAGACCGTCTACAAGGACGTCCGCCTGCTCGCCAGGGCTGCCGCAGAAATGGTCGACGACATACTCACCGGCAGGACGCCGCGCATAGACAACACAGGGGAATACAACAACGGCGTCAAGGTCGTGCGCGCCGTCTTGCTGCAGCCGACGACCGTCGACAAGACCAACTACGGGGTTCTGGTCTCGGACGGCTACTTCACCGCCGACGAGCTCAAGTAG